The following are encoded together in the Mycolicibacterium arabiense genome:
- a CDS encoding LacI family DNA-binding transcriptional regulator codes for MHTRPTLDDVARRAGVSRALVSIVMREAPGASDATRVRVRAAAQEIGYRPDPRARRLRQLRTRLIGVMFGVGQEFHAELVDGVYAAARETDYDVVLSGVTPHHDERRALHALVDDRCEGIVLLGPGTSARELVELDTRVPVVSVARRIRGVDAVRSDDVAGAALAVDHLIALGHRSIVHLDGGRAPGAAERRRGYGNRMRATGFEPILRAGGLTERDGAAAATELLESGVPLPSAIFAFNDRCALGVLDVLVRARVDVPRQVSVVGFDDSPLARLAHVDLTTVRQEAHVLARTALARLVERLDGGETGAAAVDVVVPPTLVVRGSTAPPNRNAEI; via the coding sequence GTGCATACCCGGCCGACGCTGGACGACGTGGCGCGTCGCGCGGGTGTCTCGCGCGCACTGGTGTCGATCGTCATGCGCGAGGCGCCAGGCGCGAGCGACGCGACCCGCGTCCGGGTTCGCGCCGCAGCCCAGGAGATCGGATATCGCCCCGACCCGCGGGCGCGGCGCCTGCGGCAGTTGCGCACGCGCCTCATCGGGGTCATGTTCGGCGTCGGCCAGGAATTCCACGCCGAACTCGTCGACGGGGTGTACGCGGCTGCCCGGGAGACCGACTACGACGTCGTGCTCAGCGGTGTCACCCCGCATCACGACGAGCGCCGGGCGTTGCACGCGCTGGTCGACGATCGCTGCGAGGGGATCGTGCTCCTCGGCCCTGGCACGTCGGCGCGCGAGTTGGTCGAACTCGACACCCGCGTGCCGGTGGTCTCGGTTGCGCGGCGCATACGAGGCGTCGACGCGGTGCGCAGTGACGACGTCGCCGGCGCAGCACTGGCCGTCGATCACCTGATCGCGCTGGGGCATCGCAGCATCGTGCACCTCGACGGCGGGCGTGCCCCCGGCGCGGCCGAACGCCGTCGCGGGTACGGAAACCGCATGCGGGCAACGGGTTTCGAACCGATTCTGCGCGCCGGAGGCCTGACCGAGCGTGACGGCGCTGCCGCCGCCACCGAACTCCTGGAGTCCGGCGTACCGCTGCCATCGGCGATCTTCGCGTTCAACGACCGCTGCGCGCTGGGTGTTCTCGACGTGCTCGTCCGTGCCCGCGTCGACGTGCCGCGGCAAGTCTCGGTAGTCGGGTTCGACGACAGCCCGTTGGCTCGCCTGGCTCACGTCGACCTGACCACCGTCCGGCAGGAGGCACACGTGCTTGCCCGTACCGCCCTCGCCCGACTGGTCGAGCGGTTGGACGGCGGCGAGACCGGCGCGGCCGCCGTGGACGTCGTCGTCCCGCCCACGCTCGTGGTTCGCGGCAGTACCGCGCCGCCGAACCGAAACGCTGAGATCTAG
- a CDS encoding acyl-CoA thioesterase: MSLVGTAPRPHPARLLPQTYPVHDAIDARYGDMDTNGHLNNLALASLHENCRATLNRTVFPGVYDLASRRIRIVTASTVVHFVREAHWPARIGTAIGVGRIGRTSYVASTALFVAEECVSLCDTVLVTLDDDGPTPIPDEARERLASLGLTAAD, encoded by the coding sequence ATGAGTCTGGTCGGCACGGCGCCGCGTCCGCACCCCGCACGACTGCTCCCGCAGACCTACCCGGTGCACGACGCCATCGACGCCCGCTACGGCGACATGGACACCAACGGACACCTCAACAACCTCGCGCTGGCGTCACTGCACGAGAACTGTCGCGCGACGCTGAACCGGACGGTGTTCCCCGGCGTGTACGACCTCGCCAGCCGTCGGATCCGCATCGTCACCGCCTCCACCGTCGTGCACTTCGTGCGGGAGGCGCACTGGCCGGCGAGGATCGGCACGGCCATCGGGGTCGGCCGGATCGGACGCACGTCGTACGTCGCGTCCACCGCGCTGTTCGTCGCCGAGGAATGCGTGAGCCTGTGCGACACCGTCCTGGTGACGCTGGACGACGACGGCCCGACGCCGATCCCCGACGAGGCCCGCGAACGGCTCGCGTCGCTCGGACTCACCGCAGCGGACTGA
- a CDS encoding NCS2 family permease — translation MNRLDRYFEITARESTFGTEIRGGLVTFIAMAYIIVLNPIILSSSEDVEGNTLDFAQVSATTSLAAGVMTILFGVIARLPFAFAAGLGINSFLATTVVGTVTWPEAMGLVVINGLIIVVLAATGLRRLVFDAVPMALKLAITAGIGLFILFIGLVDAGFVGSTGNPSPPVGLGTGGVGSITTVPVLVFVFTLLITGVLVVRRVRGGILIGLVTGTIVAVIIEAIWHLGSAVDKPGGWSLSVPTLTGSPFALPDLSLVGEFSLSSFGRIGALAAVMLIFTLVFANFFDAMGTLTGLSREAGLSDEQGNFPRLRASLIVEGAGAAVGGATSASSNTVFIESGAGIEEGARTGLANLVTGALFLAAMFISPLASIVPTEVAAAALVIVGVMMVSQLRHIDVSEFSVALPVVLTVAAMPFTYSIANGIGIGFIAWVVTRSATGKAREISPLLWIVTAGFVVYFARGWIESLIGL, via the coding sequence ATGAATCGTCTGGACCGCTACTTCGAGATCACCGCCCGGGAGTCGACGTTCGGCACCGAGATCCGCGGTGGCCTCGTCACGTTCATCGCGATGGCCTACATCATCGTGCTGAACCCGATCATCCTGTCCAGCTCCGAGGACGTCGAGGGCAACACGCTCGACTTCGCGCAGGTCTCGGCCACGACGTCGTTGGCCGCCGGTGTCATGACGATCCTGTTCGGCGTGATCGCCCGGCTACCGTTCGCGTTCGCGGCGGGGCTGGGGATCAACTCGTTCCTCGCCACCACGGTGGTCGGCACGGTCACCTGGCCGGAGGCGATGGGCCTGGTCGTGATCAACGGGCTGATCATCGTGGTGCTGGCCGCGACGGGCCTGCGACGGCTGGTCTTCGACGCGGTGCCGATGGCGCTCAAGCTCGCCATCACCGCGGGCATCGGCCTGTTCATCCTGTTCATCGGGCTGGTCGACGCCGGTTTCGTCGGCTCCACCGGGAACCCGTCGCCTCCCGTCGGCCTCGGCACGGGTGGCGTCGGGTCGATCACCACCGTGCCGGTGCTGGTCTTCGTCTTCACCCTGCTGATCACGGGGGTGCTGGTGGTACGCCGGGTGCGTGGCGGCATCCTGATCGGCCTCGTCACCGGGACGATCGTCGCCGTGATCATCGAGGCGATCTGGCACCTCGGCTCGGCCGTCGACAAGCCCGGTGGGTGGAGCCTGTCGGTGCCCACGCTGACGGGCTCGCCGTTCGCGCTGCCCGACCTGTCGCTGGTCGGCGAGTTCAGCCTGTCGAGCTTCGGCCGCATCGGTGCCCTCGCCGCCGTCATGCTGATCTTCACGCTGGTGTTCGCGAACTTCTTCGACGCGATGGGAACGCTGACCGGCCTGTCCCGGGAGGCCGGCCTCTCCGACGAACAGGGCAACTTCCCGCGGCTGCGCGCGTCACTGATCGTGGAGGGTGCGGGCGCCGCCGTCGGCGGTGCGACGTCCGCGTCCTCGAACACGGTGTTCATCGAATCGGGCGCGGGCATCGAGGAGGGCGCACGCACCGGTCTGGCGAACCTCGTCACCGGCGCGCTGTTCCTCGCCGCGATGTTCATCTCGCCGCTGGCGTCGATCGTGCCCACCGAGGTCGCGGCGGCGGCGCTGGTGATCGTCGGCGTGATGATGGTGTCGCAGCTGCGCCACATCGACGTCTCCGAGTTCTCCGTCGCCCTGCCGGTCGTCCTGACGGTCGCGGCGATGCCGTTCACCTACTCGATCGCCAACGGCATCGGCATCGGGTTCATCGCCTGGGTGGTGACGCGGTCGGCGACGGGCAAGGCCCGCGAGATCAGCCCGCTGCTGTGGATCGTGACGGCAGGCTTCGTGGTCTACTTCGCCCGCGGGTGGATCGAATCGCTCATCGGGTTGTGA
- a CDS encoding DUF808 domain-containing protein → MSAGLFGLLDDVAALARLAAASVDDIGAAAGRATAKAAGVVIDDTAVTPQYVSGITADRELPMIRRIAIGSLRNKLLFILPAALLLSQFAPWLLPVILMIGATYLCFEGAEKVWGRIRGHDAHAAPAAVAGEDAEKTMTAGAIRTDFILSAEIMVIALDEVADQAFWSRLVILIVVAIVITAAVYGVVAVIVKMDDVGLSLAQRSSTFAQKFGRGLVTAMPKVLAALSAIGTVAMLWVGGHILLVQSDKLGWHWPYGTVHHWEEGVHHAVEGVGGVLAWLLNTGVSAVIGLVVGAIVVAIVHVLPFGKKAKH, encoded by the coding sequence ATGAGTGCGGGTCTGTTCGGGCTTCTCGACGACGTAGCGGCGTTGGCCCGGCTCGCGGCGGCATCCGTCGACGACATCGGCGCCGCCGCGGGGCGGGCGACCGCCAAGGCGGCCGGCGTGGTGATCGACGACACGGCGGTCACGCCGCAGTACGTCTCGGGCATCACGGCGGACCGCGAGCTGCCGATGATCAGGCGCATCGCGATCGGATCGCTGCGCAACAAGCTGCTGTTCATCCTCCCCGCGGCGCTGCTCCTGAGTCAGTTCGCGCCCTGGCTGCTCCCGGTCATCCTGATGATCGGCGCCACCTACCTGTGCTTCGAAGGCGCGGAGAAGGTGTGGGGCCGGATCCGGGGCCACGACGCGCATGCCGCGCCCGCAGCCGTCGCCGGCGAGGACGCCGAGAAGACCATGACGGCGGGCGCGATCCGCACCGACTTCATCCTGTCGGCCGAGATCATGGTGATCGCACTCGACGAGGTAGCCGATCAGGCGTTCTGGTCGCGGCTGGTCATCCTCATCGTCGTGGCCATCGTCATCACCGCTGCCGTGTACGGCGTGGTGGCCGTGATCGTCAAGATGGACGACGTCGGGCTGAGCCTGGCGCAGCGGTCGTCGACGTTCGCGCAGAAGTTCGGCCGCGGTCTGGTCACCGCGATGCCCAAGGTGCTGGCCGCGCTCTCGGCGATCGGCACCGTCGCGATGCTCTGGGTCGGCGGCCACATCCTGCTGGTGCAATCCGACAAGCTGGGCTGGCACTGGCCGTACGGCACGGTCCACCACTGGGAGGAAGGCGTCCACCACGCCGTCGAAGGCGTCGGTGGCGTGCTGGCGTGGCTGCTCAACACCGGGGTCTCGGCCGTCATCGGCCTGGTCGTCGGCGCCATCGTCGTCGCGATCGTGCACGTGCTGCCGTTCGGCAAGAAGGCCAAGCACTAG